In the Methylosinus sp. LW4 genome, GCGATAACCGCCGATCGGCATTTTATAGACGCGCCGCTCGCGCGCGGCGCGCGTCGCCGACAATATCTCGTCGTCATAAACGCGTGCGGGCGTGAGCTTCTCCTCGAAGCCATTGAGCAGAATCACATCCGGGTCCCATTGCGCGATCTGCTCGGCGCTGATCGCGGGCGCGCTCGAAAGACCGTCGGCGGCGTTGCGGGCGCCGACGAGGCGGATGTAGAAATCATAATAGCTGTTCGCGCCCGCCGCCGCGAGACCGCTCGCGGCGCGCTGCAGATAGACGACGTGAAGCCGCCGCGCTTCGGGAATGTCGCGCGCCTTGGTCTCTATGTCCGCGATGGTGGCGGCGCGCCAGGCGATCAGTTCTTTCGCACGCTCCGGCTTGCCGGCGATGTCGGCCATCAGCGTGAGATTCCCGCGCGCCAGCGGCTCCGTTCCATAGCGCAGCAGCGCCGTCCGCAAGCCGGCGTTGCGCAAGGGGCCGACGATGTCGTCGCCACGATCGCCCCATTGCACGACGACCTCTGGATCGAGCAGCGCGAGCGTCTCGACATTGGGCATGAATCCGTCTGCGCCGACGCCGGCGACCGACGCGTCTATGGCGCGCGCCTGCGGAAACATGCGTCCGAGCAGACCCTCGTCGATCGCTTTCTTCGAAGAGGGGTGCATTCCGACGAGGCGCTGCGCCGAGCCGTCCACGGCGATGAGAGTGGAGGCGGAGGGCATGGGAATGGTGACGACGCGTCGCGCCGGATGGGGAAGGCAGACCTCCCGCCCCGCGAGATCGGCGAAGCAATCGGCATGCGCGTGCAATGGCGCGCAAGAAGCGGCGAGCAACGCTGCGCCGCCGACAATTCCCACCCGATTCATGCTCACCTCGTAGAAGGCAATGCTCGGAGCCACGCTCGTCGACTCTTCGAAGCGCCGATTGGCCGCACGACAACTGCGGCGTGATCGTTCATTCGCATGCAAAGCTCGTGGAGCCGGCCGTTCGAGTCAATGGCGTCGCGCCGCTTCTGGAAATGTTGCAATGTCCTGGCTCGAAGCAGCCCGCCCGACGCAGAGGCGGACGTGTCATGAAGCGCGAGACGCGACGCCGGCTCGGCCGCTTCCGCAATTCCAGTGACTCGGATCGCTAGGCCGTCAGTATGGCGCCGCCATCGACGACAACGTCCTGCATGACGATATGGCTCGCGAGGTCCGACGCCAGAAAGGCGACGACATTGGCGATCTCCTGCGGCGTCGCGATTTTGCGCGTCGCTTCGCGAGCCGACCAGACGCTGTCCGTCGCTCCGAGCTCTGCGCGGCGCGCCGTTGCGCGCGCGAGCGCCGCAAAGCAGAGCGCCGCGCCGAAAGCGACGATATCGACGCCGGCGCTGGTCGGATCGGCGGCCGCCCACGGCCCGAGCCCCGGCGCCGCCACGGCGACCGCGCTGGTGATGGGAAGCGAGAGAGCGCCGATCGCAGCGACATAGGCGAGCTCGACTCCCGCGCGCGCGGCGCCGCGCAGAAACGCAAAGGCGACAGCCCCGAAGAAGACAGCGTGATAGACCCGCTGTCGCCACGTCTCGAGATCCTCGACATGGCCGTAGAGCCATTTGGTGGAGACGATGGCGAAGGAGAGCCCGCAGACGCATCCCAAACACACGCCGATCGACGCCGCCGCCATGAAGCGCGAGGCCGTCGTCTGCACGACCTGCTCTCCATGGCGGCGCGCGGTCCGCCGACGCGACTCGATCCACAAAAGATTGCCGGAATAAAACAGGAAGGCGCCGGCGAGGCCGAGGAAGAAATAGGCCCAGCGCACGGGATCGCCGCCATAGCTGCCGAAATGCAGCGCGAAGAAAGGCGACACGGCGGCCGTCCAGCCGCTCTGCCTTTCGGGCAGATAGTCGACATTGACGATCTCTCCGGTCTCGCCCCGCAAGACAGCGAATCCGCCGCCGCGCGATAGGAAGCGCGGATCCTCGCCGACAGCGCGCACGAGCGCGCCGCGTGTGCCGGCGTCGCGATATTGCAGGCTCGTGAGCGAGAACTCTGGCGACACGGCCGCGACGGCGGCCATCAATTCGGCGACAGCTCTCATCGGCGCCGTCTGCTCGTCGCGCTTCACCCCTGCAAAGGGGCCGGTCGAGCGCATGATCGCCGGCAGCCTGCCATCGTAGACGACATGGTCCAAGGCGTCATAGATCGGCTCGTGCAGGCCGAACACGACCGCCGTCAGCGCGATGACGAGATGGAAGGGGAAGCTCGCGACGCCGACGAGACTATGCGCATCTAGCCACATTCGCTTCAAATTCGCGGTGAGACGCAGCGCGAGAAAATCCTTGGCGAGCGAGGGCAGAACCAGGATGAGGCCGGAGACGAGCGCGACGGCGTAGATAGCGCTCACGACGCCCATCACCGTCGTTCCAGTTTCGCGATCGAGAGGAAGACCAGCGGTGCGATGGATCGCATCGACGAATCCGCCGACGCCAAAAACATTCGAGCGTTCGATGCGCAATTCGCCATCCGCTCCGAGCGTCGCCGACCAGACGACATCGTCATTGCGGCTCTTGCGCCAAGTCAAACGGGCCGGCTCGCCGACCGTCGCGAGATGGAGCGTGAAGTCCTTGGCCGCCTCTGGTCGCGCCGCCAATGTCTTCTCGATGAGACGATCGGCGTTCTCGGTCGAAATGGAGCCGCCGATCGGCGGCGAGGCCCAATGAGCGAGCGGCTCCTCGAAGACGGTGAGCGCGCCCGCGTAGAAGCAGACGAACAGCAGCATGCCGGCCACGAGCCCGGTCCATGTGTGAACGCTCTTGTAGAGCCGCAGGATCTCGCTGCGCATGTCTCGTCCTCAGTGCAGAAGCCGCCGACAGAGATAGAGGCCGCCGAAAGCGAGAAGATTGGCGCCGCCGAGCCACAAAAAAGCGGCGCGACCGCTGCGGAAGAGAAAGACGAGGCTCGCGACGCCAAGCCAGATCGGCGCGACGAGCCACATCACGAACTGATATTTATTGCGCGCCTCGAGGCCGCCGGGACCGGCGACGGCGAACAGCCCGGCGAATGCGATCGCCAATGTGAAGCCGAGGACCGAGCCGGCGAGGCTCTTGCTCAGCCAATCAGG is a window encoding:
- a CDS encoding ABC transporter substrate-binding protein, with translation MAPSIAFYEVSMNRVGIVGGAALLAASCAPLHAHADCFADLAGREVCLPHPARRVVTIPMPSASTLIAVDGSAQRLVGMHPSSKKAIDEGLLGRMFPQARAIDASVAGVGADGFMPNVETLALLDPEVVVQWGDRGDDIVGPLRNAGLRTALLRYGTEPLARGNLTLMADIAGKPERAKELIAWRAATIADIETKARDIPEARRLHVVYLQRAASGLAAAGANSYYDFYIRLVGARNAADGLSSAPAISAEQIAQWDPDVILLNGFEEKLTPARVYDDEILSATRAARERRVYKMPIGGYRWDPPSQESPLTWMWLADLLYPELFHYDLRAEIVGAYRLLYGRTPSQADLDDVLRLSINGDARFYDRFAASASK
- a CDS encoding SDR family oxidoreductase; the protein is MAAASIGVCLGCVCGLSFAIVSTKWLYGHVEDLETWRQRVYHAVFFGAVAFAFLRGAARAGVELAYVAAIGALSLPITSAVAVAAPGLGPWAAADPTSAGVDIVAFGAALCFAALARATARRAELGATDSVWSAREATRKIATPQEIANVVAFLASDLASHIVMQDVVVDGGAILTA